The sequence CTGGAGAGCGTGGTGGCCCTGGCATTTTTCATCCCGCTGCTGATAGACACGGGCGGGAACACCGGTACGCAGGCGTCGACCCTGGTGATTCGAGGGCTGACCCTCGGGGAGATAACAGCCGGGGACCTGTGGACGGTGCTGGTCAAGGAGGCTTTGTCCGGCCTGATACTGGGAAGCATACTCGCGGCGCTGGCCTCTCTGCGAGCCTGGCAGATGGGGACGGGTTCCATGGTGGCGCTGACCGTGGCCATATCGGTGGTCGGAGTGGTGATGATGGGCAATATGGTGGGCGCATTCCTGCCCTTCGCGGCGAAAAAGATGAGGGTCGACCCGGCGGTGATGTCCGGCCCGCTGATCACGACCGTGGTGGACGTGCTGGGGCTGATGCTCTACCTGGAGGTCGCCAGGCGGCTGCTGGGCCTGGGTTAGGTGAGCGCCGTGGCGGAGCTCTGGAAGTCCTTCCTAGCAAGCGTTGACAGGCTGTTCGAGCGCAGGCAGTTCAAGAGCCTGAAGGAGCTGTTCGCCGCGCTCGAGCCGGCCGACGTCGCGGAGATACTGGCGGAGAAGCCGCCGACGGAGCGAGTCTTCCTCTTCAGGCTGTTGCAGAAGGATCAGGCTATCGAGGTGTTCGAGTTTTTGGGTGGCGCGGCCCGCGAGGAGCTGATGGCTCACTTCACCGACTCGGAGGTGGCCTCGATAATCGAGGAGATGAGCGACGACGACAGGACGGCCCTCTTCGACGAGCTTCCGGCGGAGACCGTCACGAGGCTGCTGTCGCACCTGTCGCCGAAGGAGCGAAGGCTGGCGAACGCCCTGCTGAACTATCCTCCCGACACGGCGGGGCACATCATGACCCCGGAGTTCGTCGACCTGAAGGAGGGTATGGACGCATCCCAGGCGATAGACAGGATCCGCGCCACGGCGGCGAAGAAGGAGACGATCTACACGTCGTTCGTCGTCGGCTCGGACAGGAGGCTTAAGGGGACGGTGCACCTGGAGGACCTGATCCTGGCCGACCCGAGAGAGCTGATGTCCGATCTAATGGACGCGAACCCGGTTTTCGTATCGACGTGCGACGACAGGGAGGAGGCCGTGAGGACCATGTCGCGCTACGACCTGCAGACTCTGCCGGTGGTGGACAGCGACGGCAGGATGGTCGGCATCCTGACCTTCGACGACATGATCGACGTGATCCAGGAGGAGACGACCGAGGACTTCGAGCGGATGGCGGGAGTCTCCCCGGTCGAGGAGGGGTACATGAACGCGAACGTGGTCACCCTGTCGCGAAAGAGGCTGAACTGGCTGCTGATCTGCATTGTGACGCAGCTTTTCTCCACATTCGTGCTGCAGAGGTACTCGTTCGCGCTGGAGAGCGTGGTGGCCCTGGCATTTTTCATCCCGATGCTGATAGGCACGGGGGGGAACTCCGGCACCCAGGCGTCGACACTGGTCGTCCGAGGGATGACATTGGGGGAGATCGAGCCGCCCGACGCGTGGCGGGTGGCGAAGAAGGAGATTCTAACCGGGCTGGTGCTGGGGGCCGCACTGGCGGTGATGGCATACTTCAGGGCGTGGCACATGGGGGCCGGGCCGGGGGTGGCGCTCACCGTGGCCATCTCCATCGTCGGCGTGGTCGTAATGGGCAACCTGGTAGGCGGGTTGCTGCCCTTCGCCGCGGAGAAGCTGGGGACGGACCCGGCGATAATGTCCGGCCCGCTGATCACCACGGTGGTGGACGTCCTGGGGCTGCTCTTCTACTTCGAAGTAGCCCGTACAACGCTCGGCCTCTTCCAGGGGCTATAGCTTCATGTCGCCGGGCCTTATCCGCCCCGCCCTCCCTAGGAGCTCGGCGAACAGCAACGACAGAGCGGCGGGGAGCAGGAAGTGCAGCAGGATCACTCCACTCCAAGCGGCCGATCCCATCACCTCGAAGGTAGACACCTGACCGACCAGTCCGCTAGTGCCCATGCCGGCCCCGACACTGTCGTTCACCATGCCGAAGACCACGGTCGAGACGGGCCCCAGCAGGGCGGAGGCAAGTGTGGGAGGAAGCCATATCCACGGGTTTCTGATTATGTTCGGCACCTGAAGCATGGAGGTGCCCAGCCCCTGAGAGAGCAGCCCTCCGATGCCGTTGTCCCTGAAGCCGGCCACCGCGAAGCCGATCATCTGGCAGCAGCATCCGGTGGTGGACGCGCCCGCGGCCAGCCCGGAGAGCCCGAGGGAGATGGCGAGCGCGGCGCTGCTTATCGGCAGGGTGAGCACCAGCCCCATTATCACCGAGACGGCAATCCCCATCGGGATCGGCTGCAGGGCGGTGGCCACGTTGATCACGCTGCCGAGACAGTGGAGGCCCCGCGCGATGGCCGGGCCT comes from Synergistaceae bacterium and encodes:
- a CDS encoding PTS sugar transporter subunit IIC: MRESTSQIKKNPFGILFRGYLVRVSNGMALGLFASLIIGLILKQAGHLLSLPFLEHLGRVAQVLMGPAIGAGVAHSAGASPLGLFSSIITGAIGAGTFSFESGAVVASVGEPVGALVASLAGAEFSRLVSGRTRVDIVIVPAGTIVAGGLAGVFAGPAIARGLHCLGSVINVATALQPIPMGIAVSVIMGLVLTLPISSAALAISLGLSGLAAGASTTGCCCQMIGFAVAGFRDNGIGGLLSQGLGTSMLQVPNIIRNPWIWLPPTLASALLGPVSTVVFGMVNDSVGAGMGTSGLVGQVSTFEVMGSAAWSGVILLHFLLPAALSLLFAELLGRAGRIRPGDMKL
- the mgtE gene encoding magnesium transporter, with the translated sequence MAELWKSFLASVDRLFERRQFKSLKELFAALEPADVAEILAEKPPTERVFLFRLLQKDQAIEVFEFLGGAAREELMAHFTDSEVASIIEEMSDDDRTALFDELPAETVTRLLSHLSPKERRLANALLNYPPDTAGHIMTPEFVDLKEGMDASQAIDRIRATAAKKETIYTSFVVGSDRRLKGTVHLEDLILADPRELMSDLMDANPVFVSTCDDREEAVRTMSRYDLQTLPVVDSDGRMVGILTFDDMIDVIQEETTEDFERMAGVSPVEEGYMNANVVTLSRKRLNWLLICIVTQLFSTFVLQRYSFALESVVALAFFIPMLIGTGGNSGTQASTLVVRGMTLGEIEPPDAWRVAKKEILTGLVLGAALAVMAYFRAWHMGAGPGVALTVAISIVGVVVMGNLVGGLLPFAAEKLGTDPAIMSGPLITTVVDVLGLLFYFEVARTTLGLFQGL